A single region of the Zygotorulaspora mrakii chromosome 4, complete sequence genome encodes:
- the AAT2 gene encoding aspartate transaminase AAT2 (similar to Saccharomyces cerevisiae AAT2 (YLR027C); ancestral locus Anc_2.420) produces MSQTVLNNIPQLPADALFGIKQRSSRDARDFKVDLGIGAYRDENGRPWVLPSVRSAEKAIHEDPLYNHEYLAINGLPELSIGAAKILFGEESHALKEGRIISVQSISGTGALHIVSKFVAKFLAGRAVYLSEPTWANHKAIFKTQNVKTEAYPYWKSSTKTLDMDGFLGAIKSAPNGSIFLLHACAHNPTGLDPSKEQWPTILDTLASKEHIVIFDSAYQGFASGSLDNDAFAVRLGLEKLAKSCPIFVCQSFAKNFGMYGERVGCFHLVLPQQDANVDISKINRAISSQLSTIIRSEVSNSPAYGAKIVAKILNSPDLTKQWHKDMITMSSRITSMRHALRDKLVELGTPGNWDHIVSQCGMFSYTGLTASMVERLETQHAVYLVSSGRASIAGLNKGNLEHVAKSIDEVVRYCSKDAKF; encoded by the coding sequence ATGTCTCAAACTGTTCTAAATAATATTCCACAACTTCCCGCTGACGCTTTGTTTGGCATAAAACAGAGGTCATCCCGTGATGCTAGAGACTTCAAAGTCGATTTGGGTATCGGTGCCTACAGAGATGAAAACGGCAGGCCATGGGTATTACCAAGTGTACGGTCTGCAGAGAAAGCTATTCATGAAGATCCATTATACAATCACGAATACTTAGCGATTAATGGGCTACCCGAGTTGAGCATTGGAGCCGCTAAGATTTTATTCGGCGAGGAGTCACATGCCTTGAAAGAGGGAAGAATTATTTCCGTGCAGTCAATATCGGGTACTGGTGCGCTACATATTGTTTCGAAGTTTGTAGCCAAATTCTTAGCAGGCAGAGCAGTCTACCTTTCTGAACCTACCTGGGCGAATCATAAGGCTATTTTCAAGACACAAAATGTCAAGACAGAAGCCTACCCATACTGGAAGTCTTCTACTAAAACGTTGGATATGGATGGCTTTCTAGGAGCAATTAAGAGTGCACCAAATGGTTCgattttccttttgcaTGCCTGTGCACACAACCCAACCGGTTTGGACCCAAGCAAAGAGCAATGGCCAACTATTTTGGACACACTTGCCTCCAAGGAACACATTGTCATCTTTGATTCTGCTTACCAAGGCTTTGCCTCTGGTAGCTTAGATAATGATGCATTTGCCGTGCGCTTGGGTCTTGAAAAGCTAGCTAAAAGTTGCCCAATTTTCGTTTGCCAATCATTTGCAAAGAACTTTGGTATGTACGGTGAACGTGTTGGTTGTTTCCACCTAGTTTTGCCTCAACAGGACGCCaatgttgatatttcaaaaattaatAGAGCCATATCTTCGCAATTATCCACCATAATTAGAAGCGAAGTGTCCAACTCTCCAGCTTATGGTGCCAAAATTGTTGCTAAGATCTTAAACAGTCCCGACTTGACCAAACAATGGCACAAGGATATGATCACTATGTCATCCAGAATCACCAGCATGAGACATGCTCTGAGAGACAAGTTAGTTGAGTTAGGAACTCCAGGTAATTGGGATCATATAGTTTCCCAATGTGGTATGTTTTCGTATACAGGCTTGACCGCTAGCATGGTAGAAAGACTGGAAACTCAGCATGCCGTATATTTGGTTTCCTCCGGTAGAGCTTCTATTGCCGGATTGAACAAAGGTAACCTTGAACACGTCGCCAAATCTATTGACGAAGTAGTACGTTATTGTTCTAAAGATGCCAAGTTTTGA
- the ASI1 gene encoding putative ubiquitin-protein ligase ASI1 (similar to Saccharomyces cerevisiae ASI1 (YMR119W) and ASI3 (YNL008C); ancestral locus Anc_2.419): MNATDGRETTKEAFAYLNQTKHSLLPDDIILGHLVNYPYRLAFSLMEAVNVHYQEAVASSGLLINLQSALDIIGYFFSTYAVACFVIALILNRFVLMASLRSNTRTVLLPVWSRYTVHLMAIVPLVYNITQALCQLEVIAVFPPVEVPFFLARTFLIFAWSHCVETFITTTTNLKPLEESDYTIFELSLQFYFLCQSPQNYAQLQGHLPDFLTALIGRVLIHTVEMLDLRRYRLWSSTILNFFSIGYLAYRVQHSGLDSLPAFTRIRHFPKIFSIFLILLSVLTYLLACLVRKNPFSSRQFDTSELQFHSFMHNWWNHLNCTGEEEFSSVISKLALLLCSGTESMEKGIHREFSPLNAPQNVHPSYFVSPYMNRISTIPDDADTSAKCVDQTTNSNGTLAFVTRVKLTFNLIKHGVLFYLKGKYKARKGSTNKSLKRSRAKTQTKDCNRFITDKNYVKFLTKPRKVGTENVKEVLLPDEDLSEDYSPIENDYEDSDTAELEIVDVNNTPSGENMASELSQLLAPNDTQNLHEDMKWFMSVWSILSRTQFTEKRITRSTYASLNPEGILAEVMVERSSNLKLQSTLYENEKVTDNDTSDQQMELVCVVCRINQRNVVLWPCRCFAICEDCRVSLGLRGFKSCVCCRSEVHGYSKLNAV; encoded by the coding sequence ATGAACGCTACAGATGGTCGAGAAACAACAAAGGAGGCATTTGCATATTTAAATCAAACGAAACACTCATTATTGCCGGATGACATTATCTTGGGCCATTTAGTCAACTACCCCTATAGGCTAGCTTTCTCCCTGATGGAGGCCGTCAATGTACATTACCAAGAAGCCGTTGCATCAAGTGGACTACTCATTAATCTCCAATCTGCACTAGATATTATTGGGTACTTTTTTAGCACGTACGCAGTCGCGTGCTTCGTAATTGCCCTGATTTTGAACAGATTCGTGCTTATGGCTTCATTACGATCAAACACCAGGACTGTCTTGTTGCCTGTTTGGTCCAGATATACTGTACATCTGATGGCAATCGTTCCGCTGGTTTATAATATAACGCAAGCGTTATGCCAGCTGGAAGTTATAGCAGTATTTCCGCCTGTAGAAGTGCCATTCTTCCTTGCGCGTacctttttgatttttgcaTGGTCACATTGTGTGGAAACGTTTATCACAACCACAACAAATCTCAAACCTTTGGAAGAATCAGATTatacaatttttgaactcTCTCTGCAGTTTTATTTTCTATGTCAGAGTCCACAAAATTATGCGCAGCTCCAAGGGCACTTGCCAGATTTCCTGACGGCCTTAATTGGCAGAGTTTTGATCCATACCGTTGAAATGTTGGACCTCAGGCGCTATAGACTCTGGAGTAGTACTATACTGAATTTCTTTAGTATTGGCTATCTAGCGTACAGAGTTCAACATTCAGGTCTTGATTCCTTACCTGCTTTCACAAGAATTAGGCATTTCCCCAAAATATTTTCGATATTTCTGATACTTCTCTCGGTGTTGACGTATCTGTTAGCATGTCTGGTTCGAAAGAATCCTTTCAGCTCTCGGCAATTCGATACATCAGAGCTCCAATTTCATTCCTTTATGCATAACTGGTGGAATCACTTGAACTGTACAGGAgaggaagaattttctAGTGTCATTAGCAAATTGGCACTCTTACTATGTAGTGGAACAGAATCGATGGAAAAAGGAATACACAGGGAGTTTTCGCCCTTGAACGCGCCCCAAAATGTTCACCCAAGTTATTTCGTGAGTCCATATATGAATCGGATCTCAACCATACCGGATGACGCAGACACGTCCGCAAAATGCGTTGACCAAACTACGAATTCCAACGGTACCCTCGCTTTTGTGACAAGAGTAAAACTGACTTTTAATCTTATCAAGCATGGtgttttgttttatctCAAGGGCAAATATAAAGCGAGGAAAGGGTCCACAAATAAGAGTCTGAAGAGATCAAGGGCAAAGACTCAAACAAAGGATTGTAACAGATTTATTACTGACAAAAATTatgtcaaatttttgacgAAACCAAGAAAAGTCGGTACAGAGAATGTAAAGGAGGTTTTGCTACCTGACGAAGATCTTTCAGAAGACTACTcaccaattgaaaatgattaTGAAGACTCAGACACTGCCGAATTGGAGATTGTAGACGTTAATAATACTCCCTCGGGTGAGAATATGGCTAGCGAGTTGTCTCAGCTATTGGCACCAAACGATACGCAAAACTTGCACGAGGACATGAAATGGTTCATGTCAGTATGGTCAATTCTGAGCCGCACCCAATTTACTGAGAAACGGATAACAAGGTCTACTTATGCTTCTTTAAATCCTGAAGGCATTCTGGCGGAAGTTATGGTAGAAAGAAGCTCAAATCTCAAGTTGCAAAGTACTCTCTACGAAAACGAAAAAGTTACGGATAATGACACAAGTGATCAACAAATGGAACTTGTTTGTGTCGTTTGTAGAATAAACCAAAGAAACGTGGTCCTGTGGCCTTGTAGATGTTTTGCGATATGCGAGGATTGTAGAGTTTCACTAGGTTTAAGAGGTTTCAAGTCCTGCGTTTGCTGCAGGAGTGAAGTACATGGGTACAGTAAGTTAAACGCTGTTTAA